Proteins encoded by one window of Capra hircus breed San Clemente chromosome 8, ASM170441v1, whole genome shotgun sequence:
- the AGP gene encoding alpha 1 acid glycoprotein precursor (The RefSeq protein has 5 substitutions compared to this genomic sequence), giving the protein MALLWALAVLSLLPLLDAQSPECANLMTAAPISNATMDWLSGKWFYIGSAFRNAEYNESARAIQAAFFYFEPRHAEDKCMAREYQTIADKCVYNCSYINVYRQNGTLSKFETDREHFADLLLSNHFRTFMLAASWNGTKNVGLSFSADKPEVTQEQKKEFLDVIKCIGIQESEIIYTDEKKDACGPLQKQHEEERKKETEGS; this is encoded by the exons ATGGCACTGCTTTGGGCTCTTGCTGTCCTGagcctccttcccctgctggATGCCCAGAGCCCCGAGTGCGCCAACCTGATGACAGCGGCACCCATTAGCAACGCCACCATGGACTGG CTCTCTGGCAAGTGGTTTTATATTGGCTCCGCTTTCCGAAACGCTGAGTACAATGAGTCGGCTAGAGCAATCCAGGCGGCTTTCTTTTACTTTGAGCCCAGGCACGCGGAGGACAAGCTGATCGTCAGAGAGTACCAGACCAT TGCGGACAAGTGTGTCTACAACTGCAGCTACATAAACGTCTATCGTCAGAATGGGACCTTGTCTAAATTTG AGACGGACAGAGAACACTTTGCTGACCTGCTGCTCAGCAACCACTTCAGGACCTTCATGCTTGCTGCCTCCTGGAATGGCACAAAGAATGTGGGGGTGTCCTTCTATG CTGACAAGCCAGAGGTGACCCAGGAGCAGAAGAAAGAGTTCCTAGATGTTATCAAGTGCATAGGCATCCAGGAATCAGAAATCATATACACCGACGAGAAGAAG GATGCGTGTGGGCCGCTGCAGAAGCAGCacgaggaggaaaggaagaaggagacGGAAGGGTCCTAG